The Candidatus Accumulibacter similis genome has a segment encoding these proteins:
- a CDS encoding Rpn family recombination-promoting nuclease/putative transposase encodes MTALNSPHDRFFKAVFGRTEVAAEFLERYLPAPAVQALDWKTLRAAKDSFLDPELALHPADLLYTVDLRGGGTGYVHVLFEHKSYVESRIGLDLLRYRVRIWEQWLNAGNSGRLPVIVPVVVHHGTATWRVSRQFADEVEDVPALGAYVPACVYHLIDLSEYRDDELQGAVMLHTALLTLKYIFRNELSQRLPEILGLLRDLAQSSMGLDYVRTLLRYLAQAASIDRLTGDQLRQVVTETLSGGGELMLTIAEQWEQQAMERGIEKGIEKGIERGIERGIAKGIEQGEARLLKQLLSWRFGALPPWVESQLAGAEPERLETWAKRVLDAPDLDTVFAERSG; translated from the coding sequence ATGACGGCGTTGAACAGCCCTCACGACCGCTTTTTCAAGGCGGTGTTCGGGCGGACCGAGGTGGCGGCGGAGTTCCTCGAACGTTATCTGCCGGCGCCAGCCGTACAGGCACTGGACTGGAAGACCTTGCGAGCCGCCAAGGATTCGTTTCTCGATCCGGAACTGGCGCTGCATCCCGCAGACCTGCTGTACACCGTCGATCTCCGCGGCGGCGGAACCGGCTATGTGCACGTACTGTTCGAACACAAGAGCTACGTCGAGTCGCGTATCGGCCTGGACCTCCTGCGTTACCGTGTGCGGATCTGGGAACAATGGCTGAATGCCGGGAATTCCGGCCGCTTGCCGGTCATCGTGCCGGTCGTGGTCCATCACGGCACGGCAACCTGGCGCGTAAGCCGGCAATTCGCCGATGAGGTGGAAGACGTTCCGGCGCTGGGAGCCTATGTGCCGGCGTGTGTGTATCACCTGATCGACTTGAGCGAATACCGGGACGACGAGCTGCAGGGCGCGGTCATGCTGCATACGGCGCTGCTTACCCTGAAGTACATCTTCCGGAACGAGTTGAGCCAGCGGCTGCCGGAAATTCTGGGACTGCTGCGCGACCTCGCGCAGAGCTCAATGGGCTTGGACTATGTCCGTACGCTCTTGCGGTACCTGGCGCAGGCGGCGAGCATCGATCGCTTGACCGGTGACCAGTTGCGCCAGGTCGTGACGGAAACTTTGAGTGGTGGAGGTGAACTGATGCTGACGATTGCCGAGCAATGGGAACAACAGGCGATGGAGAGGGGGATCGAAAAAGGAATCGAAAAAGGAATCGAAAGAGGGATCGAGAGAGGAATTGCAAAAGGAATCGAGCAAGGCGAGGCGCGGCTGCTGAAGCAGTTGTTGAGCTGGCGCTTCGGAGCCTTGCCGCCCTGGGTCGAGAGCCAGCTCGCAGGCGCCGAACCCGAGCGCCTGGAGACGTGGGCGAAGCGCGTGCTCGATGCACCCGACCTCGACACCGTGTTCGCCGAACGATCCGGGTAA
- a CDS encoding S8 family serine peptidase has translation MNRLKLPVPDNGASRQGVAGQATYNDPLLASHYWYLGDASGAVKGANVQRVWDDYRGAGVIVAVIDDGVEYTHPDLAANYRSGLDYDTLDLDADPFPGNSSDRHGTAVSGVIAAALNNGTGGAGVAPEAGLVGYRIGFGANGTLQQVLDAFELLMAVDVANNSWGFDGYFGDNFLDPDFAPIGDALATALAAGRGGLGTIVVMAAGNGRTSGQDVNYHGFQNHRGTIAVAATDSGGNVTYYSTPGAALLVAAPGHGITTTDRVGGEGYASGDYATVNGTSFAAPVVSGIAALMLDANPGLGWRDVQEILAATAVRTGSPASWSFNAADNWNGGAMHVSHDYGFGLVDALAAVRVAESWRSVATSGNEWVAEGMHYPVSPIAIPDGGSVSSTITLAAGLRIDRVEVDLALAHPYLSQVRVTLTAPDGTESVLVNNPSTSGNIYFTFSTTRDWGEFSGGDWTLAVTDTQVGATGVVYAWGIRAYGDLAGDDTYLYTAEFATLAAADASRRTLSDAGGMDAINTAAIAGDTLLDLRPGHVSLLAGQAVTIAAGTIIENSDSGDGNDTLIGNDAANSLRGWRGNDFLDGGTGVDTLDGGAGDDVYVVDVAADVIVERPGGGTDTVRTTLASYLLGLELENLAFIGTGNFKGTGNAAANVMDGGAGNDSLNGGLGADLLRGGPGDDTYTVDDAGDSVVEQLGEGNDWVYSSLSWTLGANLERLVLSGSSPISATGNELANVLYGQNNGAANALSGGLGDDAYYVGVNDVVVEAAGEGTDILYSTFNWALGANVERLYLYGSAPVAGTGNDLANVLYGNQNPAANVLTGGLGGDAYYVGSNDGIVEVAGQGTDSAYCYGDYTLATGVSVEYLYLNVTTGQTLTGNELANNLRGNNGNDTLIGLEGNDTLDGKLGADLLRGGAGDDTYTVDDAGDSVVELFGEGNDCVYSSLSWTLGANLERLVLSGSSAISATGNELANVLYGQNNGAANVLSGGLGDDAYYVGVNDVVVEAAGEGTDILYSTFNWALGANVERLYLYGSAPVAGTGNDLANVLYGNQNPAANVLTGGLGGDAYYVGSNDGIVEVAGQGTDSAYCYGDYTLATGVSVEYLYLNVTTGQTLTGNELANNLRGNNGNDTLTGLDGNDTLSGALGADVLDGGQGNDTLAGGLGNDTLTGGNGADIFRFDTALDATINLDAVIGFSSVDDSFQLENGIFTSLTQTGTLAAGSLVIGTAALDANDYLIYDSTTGALFYDPDGNGAGGAVQFAVLSTNLALTNLDFVVT, from the coding sequence ATGAACAGACTGAAGCTTCCCGTGCCGGACAACGGCGCTTCCAGGCAGGGGGTGGCCGGCCAGGCGACGTACAACGACCCGCTGCTCGCGAGCCACTACTGGTACCTCGGCGACGCCAGCGGGGCCGTCAAGGGCGCGAACGTCCAGCGCGTCTGGGACGACTACCGGGGCGCCGGCGTCATCGTCGCGGTGATCGACGACGGCGTCGAGTATACGCACCCGGACCTCGCCGCCAATTACCGGAGCGGGCTCGACTACGACACGCTCGACCTGGATGCGGACCCGTTCCCCGGCAACTCCAGCGACCGGCATGGTACGGCCGTGTCCGGCGTCATCGCGGCGGCGCTGAACAACGGCACCGGTGGTGCCGGTGTTGCTCCAGAGGCGGGTCTGGTCGGCTACCGCATCGGCTTCGGCGCCAACGGCACGCTCCAACAGGTTCTCGATGCCTTCGAGCTGCTCATGGCGGTCGATGTGGCCAACAACAGTTGGGGCTTCGACGGCTACTTCGGCGACAACTTCCTCGATCCGGACTTTGCACCGATCGGCGATGCGCTGGCGACGGCGCTGGCGGCGGGGCGCGGCGGGCTGGGGACGATCGTCGTCATGGCGGCCGGGAATGGGCGGACCTCGGGCCAGGACGTGAACTACCACGGCTTCCAGAACCACCGCGGCACCATCGCCGTCGCCGCGACCGACAGCGGCGGCAACGTCACCTACTATTCGACGCCGGGCGCGGCGCTGCTCGTCGCGGCGCCCGGCCACGGCATCACGACCACCGACCGGGTGGGTGGTGAGGGTTACGCGAGCGGCGACTACGCGACGGTGAATGGGACCTCGTTCGCGGCGCCGGTGGTCAGCGGGATCGCCGCGCTCATGCTCGACGCCAATCCCGGCCTCGGCTGGCGCGACGTGCAGGAGATCCTGGCGGCGACCGCGGTGCGCACGGGCAGCCCGGCGAGTTGGTCGTTCAACGCGGCCGACAACTGGAACGGCGGCGCGATGCACGTCAGCCACGACTACGGCTTCGGTCTGGTCGATGCCCTTGCGGCGGTGCGCGTCGCCGAGAGCTGGCGCAGCGTCGCCACTTCGGGCAACGAGTGGGTCGCCGAGGGCATGCACTACCCCGTGTCGCCGATCGCCATCCCCGATGGCGGCAGCGTCTCGAGCACGATCACGCTCGCTGCCGGTCTGCGCATCGATCGCGTCGAGGTCGACCTCGCGCTGGCGCATCCGTACCTCTCGCAGGTGCGCGTGACGCTGACGGCGCCGGACGGGACCGAGAGCGTGCTGGTTAACAACCCGTCGACATCGGGGAACATCTACTTCACCTTCTCGACGACGCGCGACTGGGGCGAGTTCTCGGGTGGCGACTGGACTCTGGCCGTCACCGATACGCAGGTGGGCGCGACCGGCGTGGTGTACGCCTGGGGCATCCGCGCGTACGGCGATCTCGCCGGCGACGACACCTACCTCTACACCGCTGAGTTCGCGACGCTGGCCGCTGCCGATGCCTCGCGACGCACGCTGTCCGACGCGGGCGGGATGGACGCGATCAACACCGCGGCGATTGCCGGGGACACGCTGCTCGACCTGCGGCCCGGCCATGTTTCGCTGCTCGCCGGACAGGCGGTGACGATTGCCGCCGGGACGATCATCGAGAACTCCGACAGCGGCGACGGCAACGACACGCTGATCGGCAACGACGCGGCGAACTCGCTGCGTGGGTGGCGGGGCAACGACTTTCTCGATGGTGGGACGGGTGTCGACACGCTCGACGGCGGGGCGGGTGACGATGTCTATGTCGTGGACGTGGCCGCGGACGTCATCGTCGAACGCCCAGGCGGCGGCACGGATACGGTGCGCACGACGCTGGCCAGCTACCTTCTCGGGCTCGAACTGGAGAACCTGGCTTTCATTGGCACCGGCAACTTCAAGGGAACAGGCAACGCAGCGGCCAACGTCATGGACGGCGGAGCGGGCAACGACAGCCTGAACGGGGGGCTGGGTGCCGACCTGCTGCGCGGCGGTCCGGGCGACGACACCTACACGGTGGACGATGCGGGTGACAGCGTCGTCGAACAGCTTGGTGAGGGTAACGATTGGGTGTACAGCTCGTTGAGCTGGACGCTGGGTGCGAATCTGGAGAGGTTGGTATTGTCTGGGAGTTCGCCGATCAGCGCCACCGGCAACGAACTGGCCAACGTCCTGTATGGCCAGAACAACGGTGCGGCGAACGCGCTGTCGGGTGGTCTGGGCGACGACGCCTATTACGTCGGTGTGAACGACGTGGTCGTCGAGGCTGCCGGGGAAGGCACCGACATTCTTTACAGCACATTTAACTGGGCGTTGGGCGCGAACGTCGAGCGGCTGTACCTCTACGGGAGCGCGCCGGTCGCGGGCACGGGCAACGACCTGGCCAACGTGCTCTACGGCAATCAGAACCCTGCGGCGAACGTGTTGACTGGAGGGCTTGGGGGCGATGCGTATTACGTCGGGAGCAACGATGGCATTGTCGAGGTGGCCGGACAGGGCACCGACAGTGCTTACTGCTACGGCGACTACACGCTCGCGACGGGCGTGTCGGTCGAGTACCTCTACCTCAACGTGACGACCGGGCAGACGCTGACCGGCAACGAACTGGCCAACAACCTGCGCGGCAACAACGGCAACGACACGCTGATCGGACTCGAAGGCAACGACACTCTCGATGGGAAGCTCGGCGCGGATCTGCTGCGTGGTGGAGCGGGCGACGACACTTACACGGTGGACGATGCGGGTGACAGCGTCGTCGAGCTGTTCGGTGAAGGGAACGATTGCGTATACAGCTCGTTGAGCTGGACGCTGGGTGCAAATCTCGAACGGTTGGTACTGTCTGGGAGTTCCGCGATCAGCGCTACGGGCAACGAACTGGCCAACGTCCTGTATGGCCAAAACAATGGTGCGGCGAATGTGTTGTCGGGTGGTCTGGGTGACGACGCTTATTACGTCGGCGTGAACGACGTGGTCGTCGAGGCTGCCGGGGAAGGCACCGACATTCTTTACAGCACGTTCAACTGGGCGTTGGGCGCGAACGTCGAGCGGCTGTACCTCTACGGGAGCGCGCCGGTCGCGGGCACGGGCAACGACCTGGCCAACGTGCTCTACGGCAATCAGAACCCTGCGGCGAACGTGTTGACTGGAGGGCTTGGGGGCGATGCGTATTACGTCGGGAGCAACGATGGCATTGTCGAGGTGGCCGGACAGGGCACCGACAGTGCTTACTGCTACGGCGACTACACGCTCGCGACGGGCGTGTCGGTCGAGTACCTCTACCTCAACGTGACGACCGGGCAGACGCTGACCGGCAACGAACTGGCCAACAACCTGCGCGGCAACAACGGCAACGACACGCTGACCGGACTCGACGGCAACGACACTCTCAGCGGCGCGCTCGGTGCCGACGTGCTCGACGGGGGGCAGGGGAACGACACGCTGGCCGGCGGTCTCGGCAACGACACCCTGACCGGTGGCAACGGCGCCGACATCTTCCGCTTCGACACGGCGCTCGACGCCACCATCAACCTCGACGCGGTGATCGGCTTCAGCAGCGTCGATGACAGCTTCCAGCTCGAGAACGGCATCTTCACTTCGCTGACCCAGACGGGCACGCTCGCCGCCGGCTCCCTCGTCATCGGCACCGCTGCACTCGACGCCAACGACTACCTGATCTACGACAGCACCACCGGTGCGCTCTTCTACGACCCAGACGGCAACGGCGCCGGCGGCGCTGTACAGTTCGCGGTCCTCAGCACCAACCTCGCCCTCACCAACCTCGACTTCGTCGTCACCTGA